The DNA window TGATCCGGCGCCGAAACTTTTTGAAATTCGCCGCTTTGGCTAGTGCAGTACCCTCGCAACTGGCGCAAGGCCTTCCGCCACTGTTCATCCGGAACGCAAAAATCGTTCCTGTCAGTGGCTCCATTTTGCCCAAAGGATCTATCCTCGTCCAGGACGGCCTCATTGTCGCGGTCGGTGAATCCATCAGTGCTCCCAGTGGCGCACAGATCATTGAAGGGGAAGGACTTACTGTTTATCCAGGCCTCATCGACGGCCTCTCTACACTTGGTTTTGATGTACCGCTTGCCACGGCAATTCTGGGAGCGAACCGGGCCGGGGCGGCCCTTGCGAGTCCGTCCCCCGGAACAGCTCCGGTGGCCCTGTCGCGCGGTCCGGAAGATCGTCCCCTCACCACTCCTTGGGTGAAGGCGGCCGATCAGGTGAAGCCGACGGATCGGCGGTTGCCGCTCGCGCGTGCTGCCGGGTTCACCTCGGCGGTTGTGTTCCCGACCACAGGGATTTTTGCGGGCCAAGGGGCGGTGATCAACCTGGCTGGCGTCAAGCCCAGCAACATGGTGGTGAACCCTTCGGTCGGCATGTATACGACGATGGCCAGCAACCGTGGTGGCGGTTTTCCGGCGTCCCTGATGGGTACGATCGCATACTTGCGCCAAACCTATCTGGACGCAAACTACTACAAGAGCGCTCTTGCCCTCTATGAAAAGAATCCGACTCTGCAACGGCCCACCTACGACCGGGCGCTGGAGGGCATTGTCGAGGCGCCGCTTA is part of the Bryobacter aggregatus MPL3 genome and encodes:
- a CDS encoding amidohydrolase family protein, whose protein sequence is MASAVPSQLAQGLPPLFIRNAKIVPVSGSILPKGSILVQDGLIVAVGESISAPSGAQIIEGEGLTVYPGLIDGLSTLGFDVPLATAILGANRAGAALASPSPGTAPVALSRGPEDRPLTTPWVKAADQVKPTDRRLPLARAAGFTSAVVFPTTGIFAGQGAVINLAGVKPSNMVVNPSVGMYTTMASNRGGGFPASLMGTIAYLRQTYLDANYYKSALALYEKNPTLQRPTYDRALEGIVEAPLTLFPATRAHEIDRVIRLSKEFGTKAAIYGLHEGFRRGDELAKSGVASIVNLNWPVAPRDQDPEDHEDLRVLELRDRAPSTPAVLAKAGAKFTFSSAGVETSANVMRAIKRAIDAGLAPADALRAMTLSAAEIYGVSQQLGSLEKGKIGNLTVTSGDLFQDASKVQFVVIDGVKYDPLPEEAAPARLEATR